The proteins below are encoded in one region of bacterium:
- the thiS gene encoding sulfur carrier protein ThiS, which produces MQVLVNDEPRALADGATVADLVAALGLGPRRIAVEVNRTIVRRADYATTTLHDGDAVEVIHFVGGG; this is translated from the coding sequence GTGCAGGTGCTCGTGAACGACGAGCCGCGCGCGCTCGCCGACGGCGCCACCGTCGCCGACCTCGTGGCGGCTCTCGGCCTCGGTCCGCGACGCATCGCCGTCGAGGTGAACCGGACGATCGTCCGGCGCGCCGACTACGCCACCACCACTCTCCACGACGGCGACGCCGTCGAGGTGATCCACTTCGTCGGAGGCGGCTGA
- the alr gene encoding alanine racemase encodes MQDGEGRPTVAEVSRAALRHNLREVRRVVGAGVGVLAVVKADGYGHGAVGAARAFLEAGAVGLGVSLVSEGRALRAAGITAPVVVLGGAFPGEEANVVAHDLAVSVWSSEGGVRLAAAARAAGRTVDVHVKVNTGMTRLGVELDGVRALGAALAAMPGLRVTGIFSHFASADAVDTQSAIAQRERFEAAVRELRAAGVEPTHVHLANSAAVLSTPAAHGTLVRPGLMLYGYAPAPHLAAHVDLRPAMRLATRMAQVRSVPYATPVGYGGTWTAARPSRIATLPLGYADGYHRRASNRGQMLVRGRRVDVAGRVCMDHVMLDVTEEPEVTAGEPVVVFGRQGEATIGADEVAAWCDTIAYEVLTSIGKRVPRITVEDFDG; translated from the coding sequence GTGCAGGACGGCGAGGGCAGGCCCACGGTGGCGGAGGTGAGCCGCGCGGCGCTCCGCCACAACCTGCGCGAGGTGCGGCGCGTGGTCGGGGCCGGCGTCGGTGTGCTCGCCGTCGTGAAGGCCGACGGCTACGGCCACGGCGCGGTCGGCGCGGCGCGGGCGTTCCTCGAGGCCGGCGCGGTCGGGCTCGGCGTCTCGCTGGTGTCCGAGGGCCGTGCGCTGCGCGCGGCCGGGATCACGGCGCCCGTCGTCGTGCTCGGCGGCGCGTTCCCGGGCGAGGAGGCGAACGTCGTCGCACACGACCTCGCCGTCTCGGTGTGGTCGTCCGAGGGCGGCGTGCGCCTGGCCGCGGCCGCGCGGGCGGCGGGACGCACCGTCGACGTGCACGTGAAGGTGAACACCGGCATGACCCGGCTGGGCGTCGAGCTGGACGGCGTGCGCGCGCTCGGCGCCGCGCTGGCGGCGATGCCGGGCCTGCGCGTCACCGGCATCTTCTCGCACTTCGCCTCCGCCGACGCCGTCGACACGCAGAGCGCCATCGCCCAGCGCGAGCGCTTCGAGGCGGCGGTGCGCGAGCTGCGCGCCGCGGGCGTCGAGCCGACGCACGTGCACCTCGCGAACAGCGCCGCGGTGCTGAGCACGCCGGCGGCGCACGGCACGCTCGTGCGCCCGGGGCTCATGCTCTACGGCTATGCGCCCGCGCCGCATCTCGCCGCGCACGTCGACCTGCGGCCGGCGATGCGGCTCGCGACGCGCATGGCGCAGGTGCGCAGCGTCCCCTACGCGACGCCCGTCGGCTACGGCGGCACGTGGACGGCGGCGCGCCCGTCGCGCATCGCGACGCTGCCCCTCGGCTACGCCGACGGCTATCACCGGCGTGCGTCCAACAGGGGACAGATGCTGGTCCGCGGGCGCCGGGTGGACGTCGCCGGACGGGTGTGCATGGATCACGTCATGCTCGACGTCACCGAGGAGCCGGAGGTCACGGCGGGTGAGCCGGTGGTGGTGTTCGGGCGGCAGGGCGAGGCGACGATCGGCGCCGACGAGGTGGCCGCGTGGTGCGACACCATCGCCTACGAGGTGCTGACGTCGATCGGCAAGCGCGTTCCGCGCATCACGGTGGAGGACTTCGATGGCTAA